One part of the Dyadobacter sp. 676 genome encodes these proteins:
- a CDS encoding phytanoyl-CoA dioxygenase family protein encodes MEVATRDLSQYHELVSDLFKQPATREEWDQYRLSDEQVAFFHENGYLSNIKLLDDWQVDVLNEELASITDPSHPGHHLYYEFHSNESADPDAVLLHALGAWRVTEGFHDVLWNPAFVMAASQLLGNKAVRFWHDQLFCKPARHGGVVAWHQDYSYWTRSVPMQHLTCWTGLDDSLIENGCLYYVPKSHRWGLLDKPELAGDMEGLMRYLSEEQKAEFKPVPIEMKRGYGTFHHPLMVHGSYENRSERSRRAFVLNVFADGTASDTNSPLLDGVPVIPKGEKLKGQFFPLLFDV; translated from the coding sequence ATGGAAGTAGCCACCCGAGATCTTTCGCAATACCACGAGCTGGTATCCGACCTTTTCAAACAGCCCGCCACTCGGGAAGAATGGGACCAGTACCGGCTCAGTGACGAGCAGGTCGCATTCTTTCATGAAAACGGTTATTTATCCAATATCAAATTACTGGACGACTGGCAGGTCGACGTTTTAAATGAAGAGCTCGCCTCGATCACGGACCCTTCGCACCCGGGTCATCATTTATATTATGAATTCCATTCCAACGAATCGGCCGACCCGGATGCGGTGTTGCTGCATGCGTTGGGAGCGTGGCGTGTGACCGAAGGCTTTCACGACGTGCTCTGGAACCCCGCTTTCGTGATGGCGGCAAGCCAGTTGCTGGGGAACAAGGCTGTGCGGTTCTGGCACGATCAGCTTTTCTGTAAACCGGCCCGGCACGGTGGTGTGGTGGCATGGCATCAGGATTACTCCTACTGGACCCGCTCGGTACCGATGCAACATCTCACCTGCTGGACCGGCCTGGACGATTCGCTGATCGAGAACGGGTGCCTGTATTACGTACCCAAAAGCCACCGTTGGGGCCTGCTCGACAAGCCTGAGCTGGCCGGCGACATGGAGGGGCTCATGCGATACCTTTCCGAAGAACAGAAAGCCGAATTCAAGCCGGTTCCAATCGAAATGAAGCGCGGCTACGGCACATTTCACCATCCATTAATGGTACACGGTTCATACGAAAACCGGTCGGAACGTTCGCGACGGGCGTTTGTGCTGAACGTATTTGCGGACGGCACCGCATCGGATACCAACTCACCGCTGCTCGACGGCGTTCCGGTGATCCCCAAAGGCGAGAAACTGAAGGGGCAATTTTTCCCGCTGCTTTTTGATGTATAA
- a CDS encoding AraC family transcriptional regulator — translation MKAQFEAFQPMPDSSFRIFGYEVSEFDAPWHYHPEYELTLILKSEGIRYVGNSMESFEAGDLVLLGPDLPHCWKNTPDGAGPASSIVVQWPGAFLGSGWLEVEEFRSIRRLLQMAGQGIRFDQEVAGRIKPILADMLEMQPFPRLMKFLEVLELLAAEKNIHFLCEQGFIYPLNYEDNQRINTVYNYIREHYAERITLATLSGLVHMSEEAFSRFFSRTMQKPLFTFLNEYRINMACKMLIETDLQVAEISFACGYESPPFFFRQFRKFGGLTPAGYRRQFRMTEAAG, via the coding sequence ATGAAAGCGCAATTTGAAGCATTCCAGCCCATGCCGGATTCGTCGTTCCGGATCTTCGGCTACGAGGTGAGCGAGTTCGATGCACCGTGGCATTACCATCCGGAATACGAGCTGACGCTGATCCTGAAAAGCGAAGGCATCCGTTATGTGGGCAACAGTATGGAAAGCTTCGAAGCCGGCGATCTCGTACTGTTAGGCCCCGACCTGCCGCATTGCTGGAAAAACACACCGGACGGTGCGGGACCGGCCAGTTCGATCGTCGTACAATGGCCCGGCGCGTTCTTGGGAAGCGGCTGGCTGGAAGTAGAGGAATTCAGATCGATCAGGCGTTTACTGCAAATGGCCGGGCAGGGGATAAGGTTCGATCAGGAAGTCGCCGGCCGTATCAAACCCATCCTTGCGGACATGCTGGAAATGCAGCCTTTTCCCCGGCTGATGAAGTTCCTGGAGGTGCTCGAACTATTGGCGGCCGAAAAAAACATTCATTTCCTTTGCGAGCAGGGCTTTATCTATCCGCTTAATTATGAGGATAACCAGCGGATCAACACGGTTTACAACTACATCCGGGAACATTATGCCGAACGTATTACCCTTGCGACGCTTTCAGGGCTGGTGCACATGAGCGAGGAGGCGTTCTCCCGTTTTTTCAGCCGGACGATGCAAAAGCCGCTTTTTACATTCCTCAATGAATATCGCATCAATATGGCTTGCAAAATGCTCATTGAAACCGACCTGCAGGTCGCCGAAATCAGCTTCGCCTGCGGCTATGAGAGTCCGCCGTTCTTTTTCAGGCAGTTCCGCAAATTTGGTGGCCTTACACCCGCCGGCTATCGCAGGCAATTCCGCATGACCGAAGCCGCAGGATAA